AGGAAAATGAAGACTGTATGATGTGCCATGAGGACAGAGAATTGACAGGAACTCTCCATGGCAGAACCGTCTCCATGTTTGTGGATACCTCCATCTTTGCACACTCGGTGCATCACAGCAACAGCTGCATTTCCTGCCACACCGATGCGGCTGAGGAAGGTTTTCCTCACCCCGATAATCTGAGAGAGGTCAATTGTGGGACTTGTCATACCATGGAATTGGAAGAAAACCAGAGAGGGGTCCATGGACAGGCATTGTTACGAAATGACCTAAATGCACCCAGTTGCAAAGAATGCCACGGTCATCATGATATCCTCCATAACAGCAATACAGAATCGCGCACCTATAAAATGAACATCCCTTACCTCTGTGGAAGATGCCACAAGGAAGGTGAGGTGGTAGCCAGGATCTATGATGTTTCCGAGCACAATATTGTGGAGAATTATACCCAGGGTATCCATGGAAGGGGCCTGTTTGAAGCCGGACTGGTGGTTACCGCCACCTGCAACGATTGTCATGGCAACCACCTGGTCCTTCCACGCACCAGTCCCAATTCCTCGATCAACACCGGCAATATTGCCAGGACCTGCATGAAGTGCCATACCCGCATCGAAGAGGCCCATAAAAAAGTGATCAAGGGGGAATTGTGGGAAAAGAATCCTTCTGTTATTCCTGCCTGCTCATCCTGCCACCCTCCCCATATTGTAAATGTACCTCAAATTCAGGCCAGGGTTTCTGACAAAGCCTGTATGAAGTGCCACCAGGATAAAAACCTGCACAAAATAGTTGGGGACGATACCATTTCTCTCTACAGAGACAATAGTGAACTCCCTAATTCGGTGCATAAGAACATCCAATGTACCAAATGCCATACCGAAGTTACCGACCACCTGGAACGTCCCTGCTCCACCAACCAGCCGGTGGATTGTTCTTCCTGTCATGCAGAAGTTTTCGGTATGTACTTTGAGAGCGGCCATGGTCAGGCTTATTACAATAAGAAAAAGGATGCCCCCTATTGTACCGACTGTCACGGAACGCACACTACCAAATCCAAATACGACGATACCTCTCCGGTTTACAGGATGTCGATTCCGCAACTCTGCGGGGAATGCCATCGCGAGGACGGACAGGCAAATTCAGAGGACGGGCTGCAGGAAACCAATGCGCTGGCCGACTACTCCACCAGCGTACATGGCATGGGACTGACAGGTAAAGGGCTAACCGTGAGTGCAGTTTGTACAGATTGTCATACGACGCATATGATCCTGAAATATGATGATGAACGCTCTTCCATACACCCGGCAAATGTACAGGCGACCTGCGGAACCTGCCATAAGGGCATCTACGAGACCTATCAGGAGAGTGACCACGCATTCAGAACCGATCCTAAAGGAACCGAGTACCCAACCTGCGTTAAGTGTCACACGGCACATAATATTTCCCTGGTCAGTCAGGATAAATTCATGAATGAGGTAACACACCAGTGCGGATCATGCCATAAGGAGACTGCCGACACCTACATGAAAACCTATCATGGTAAAGCCTACCAGCTGGGTTATTTTGAATCGGCCAGATGCTCGGATTGTCATGGTGCTCATAATATTCTTAAAGCCGAAAACCCGGCTTCCATGGTATCACAGGAAAACCTGGTAAACACCTGCGGAAAGTGCCATGTGGGGGCAAACAAACGTTTCACCGCTTACCTGAGCCATGCCACCCACGAAGATGATCCCAAGTTATACGGGGCCTATATTTTTATGACAGTTCTTCTGCTGAGCGTATTTACCTTCTTCGGAATCCATCTGCTTATGTGGTTACCACGATCTGTCAAAGAGAGGCTTAAGAAGAAGAAAGAAGGTCCGAAAGAAGTAGGAAATCTTTATTTCAGGCGCTTCAGTAAAAACCAGCGGATCACGCATATCTTTGTGATCATCAGCTTTATTATTTTGGCTCTCACCGGGATGATGCTGAAATTTGCTCATATGGAGTGGGCCAAATTCCTCGCCAGGATGCTTGGTGGTGTG
The genomic region above belongs to Bacteroidales bacterium and contains:
- a CDS encoding cytochrome c3 family protein is translated as MIHKSLHALHRARLIWLALLLLTGPATVYLFAQENEDCMMCHEDRELTGTLHGRTVSMFVDTSIFAHSVHHSNSCISCHTDAAEEGFPHPDNLREVNCGTCHTMELEENQRGVHGQALLRNDLNAPSCKECHGHHDILHNSNTESRTYKMNIPYLCGRCHKEGEVVARIYDVSEHNIVENYTQGIHGRGLFEAGLVVTATCNDCHGNHLVLPRTSPNSSINTGNIARTCMKCHTRIEEAHKKVIKGELWEKNPSVIPACSSCHPPHIVNVPQIQARVSDKACMKCHQDKNLHKIVGDDTISLYRDNSELPNSVHKNIQCTKCHTEVTDHLERPCSTNQPVDCSSCHAEVFGMYFESGHGQAYYNKKKDAPYCTDCHGTHTTKSKYDDTSPVYRMSIPQLCGECHREDGQANSEDGLQETNALADYSTSVHGMGLTGKGLTVSAVCTDCHTTHMILKYDDERSSIHPANVQATCGTCHKGIYETYQESDHAFRTDPKGTEYPTCVKCHTAHNISLVSQDKFMNEVTHQCGSCHKETADTYMKTYHGKAYQLGYFESARCSDCHGAHNILKAENPASMVSQENLVNTCGKCHVGANKRFTAYLSHATHEDDPKLYGAYIFMTVLLLSVFTFFGIHLLMWLPRSVKERLKKKKEGPKEVGNLYFRRFSKNQRITHIFVIISFIILALTGMMLKFAHMEWAKFLARMLGGVATAGVLHRIGAVITFGYFAFHIFNLVKEKRRKRLSLSKFIFGKDSLWFNKQDIKDFAATIKWFLGRGPRPDYGRWTYWEKFDYLAVFWGVAVIGFSGLVLWFPVFFTRFFPGWLINISQIIHSDEALLAVGFIFTIHFFNTHFRPEAFPMDTVIFTRHMPLEHFKHERPREYQELKEAGKLDQRIFEKEFSKDNMRIIRFFGFMALGIGVILIGLIIYSFLSGGGH